The genomic stretch CCGGAAATATTACATCAAAAGGGTTCATCGCTACTCAAAATAATGGTTTTGAACCTAATTACCTTGTGGTAAGTGAAACTGAAGGATACTATTGGGATGGTTCAAGAGGAATGCTGAAGATCCAGACCTTTAATCCGGGAACCATGCAGCGTACGGGGGAAATTGATCTTTCTTCTTTGGCTCAGACTATTGACCCTGCTGTTCTTGAACCGGGAGAAACAGCTTATCAGGCTGCAGGACAGCTAATTTTAATCAAGAGAGATGATAAATTATATCTTGACTTACAGATTGGTAAAAAGGGCTCGAACTGGCAGATAAAACCAGTTGTAAAAGAAGTTGCGGTTGCAGTATATAATCTGACTACAAAAAAAGTGGAGAACGTTACAAGATATGCTAACACTACAAACCTTGGACTTTTCACAGACCATGTTCTATGGAGCATTGATGAGGTAACCAAAGATATTTATATGGTAGCTGCATCTGATATGAAAGCGCAGGAAGCAGCTTATTCATCTAAAATTCTTAGAATAAAAAACGGCCAGACTACCTTTGATTCTACTTTTGAAATTGATATGAAAAATTATGTTCAACCAGCAGAGTTTAACAGAATATTTGCTCACAATAATAAAATTTATACTACAATTCCTTCAACGGGTGCATCTTACTACAGTGGCGGACATGGAGTAGGCTACAGAAATGATATCTGGTTCTGGAACGAAATTGATGTTCAGACTAAGAAAGCTGTAAAATTGGATATCCCTGTGGATAACTTCTACAACTATCAAAACCCATTCTTATATAAAAACAGAATCTATTTTATGTCCAATAATAAGGCTGATAACTTTTCAGGTTTAACTTCTTACGATCCAGTTTCTAAAAACACAAAAGTAGAGTTTAAACTTAAAGGAAGCGGAAGATTAATGGGGGTAAATGTGATCTCTAAAAAATAATTTCTTTTTTGTTAGTACAATAAGATCATTTGATTTAACGACAGCCGGGAGAATTTTCTCCCGGTTTTTTGTGGATAGAAGTCAGGAAGCGGGAAGCTATCGTAAACAAAATGATTAAACTTTAGTCTTAAAAAAACAGATTAAGTTTAAAGTAACTTCCCTTTATTACAAGCCTAATAGTACTCCCAGCCTCCCTCTTCCAGCTTCCCACCACATAAATCACAATTTTATGATTCTGTACTCAGTTATTTACTAAATTTGGAAAAATTAAAAAAATAATGAAGCAGAAACTTTCTTTTTTCATTTTTCTTTTAACCGTTGGAATAGCCAATGCACAGGTTGAAGAGAAAAAACTGGATGATCTGATCCAAAATACCCTGAAAACTTTTGACGTTCCGGGAATGTCGGTAGGAATTGTAAAAGACGGAAAAGTTACCTATTCCAAAGGGTTTGGAGTACGATCTCTTACTACCAAGCAGCCTATGGATGACAATACCTTGGTAGGAATTGCTTCCAACTCCAAAGGATTTACATGTGTGGCATTAGCTATTCTTGCAGATGAAGGAAAATTGAATTGGGATGATAAAGTTTCAAAATACATCCCTGAATTTCAAATGTATGATCCCTACGTTTCTCAAAATGTTACTGTAAAAGATCTTATTACTCACAGAGCAGGGCTGGGATTAGGACAGGGGGATCTGATGTTTTTCCCGGAAGGCGGAAGCTTAACGGTTAATGACATTGTTCACAATGTAAGATATCTTAAACCTGAAAATCCTTTCAGAACCACTTTAGATTATAACAATATCATGTTCATTGTTGCAGGGGAAGTTATTCACAGAATTTCTGGATTAAGCTGGGCAGAATTTGTTGAACAGAGAATTATGAAACCAGTAGGAATGACTTCAAGTTTTGGAAGCTATAACAGAGCAAAGGCTGCCACTAATAAAATTGATGCGCATGCTCCTGTAGATGGAAAAGCAATTGCCGTTCCTCACGATTGGAACGAAACCGGAAATGCTGCCGGAGGAATTATGAGTAATATTAAAGACATGACTACCTGGGCAGAATGTCTATTAAATAATTTCACCACTAAAGATGGTAAGAAGCTAGTTTCCGATAAAAATGTTCAACAGCTTTGGAGCTTACAAATTCCTGATAGAGTAGCCGCTAAAAACCCTTATGATACAAGTTTTTACGGATATGGGTTAGGCTGGTTTCTAAGTGATGTAAAAGGGCACAAACAAGTGCAGCATACAGGAGGATTAATTGGAACCGTTACTCAGTTTACATTAATTCCTGACCTTAAATTAGGGATCGTGGTATTAACCAATCAGCAATCCGGAGCAGCATTCAACACTATTACCAATACCG from Chryseobacterium indologenes encodes the following:
- a CDS encoding serine hydrolase; this translates as MKQKLSFFIFLLTVGIANAQVEEKKLDDLIQNTLKTFDVPGMSVGIVKDGKVTYSKGFGVRSLTTKQPMDDNTLVGIASNSKGFTCVALAILADEGKLNWDDKVSKYIPEFQMYDPYVSQNVTVKDLITHRAGLGLGQGDLMFFPEGGSLTVNDIVHNVRYLKPENPFRTTLDYNNIMFIVAGEVIHRISGLSWAEFVEQRIMKPVGMTSSFGSYNRAKAATNKIDAHAPVDGKAIAVPHDWNETGNAAGGIMSNIKDMTTWAECLLNNFTTKDGKKLVSDKNVQQLWSLQIPDRVAAKNPYDTSFYGYGLGWFLSDVKGHKQVQHTGGLIGTVTQFTLIPDLKLGIVVLTNQQSGAAFNTITNTVKDSYLGVADRNWLKTYSERMLKMEGEFNKQKKEAFAKSEAFKKEKALQPKAEQFTGTYNDVWFGDVEIAQQGSTYRISCKNSPRLKGELLPYSNNSFIIKWDDRSYDADAYIIFDYDENGKAQSAKLKAISDVTDFSFDFDDLDLKRK